The Aquidulcibacter paucihalophilus genome has a window encoding:
- a CDS encoding DEAD/DEAH box helicase family protein, which yields MNESETRADLIDPALKAAGWGVVEGSKVNREVICPGRILGAGQRGEATTADYVLSYRGRKLAAVEAKAAGKGVTAGLGQAKIYAGKLKTRWAFSTDGTGQYQVDMETGNEGPVADWPTPEALWAATFAEENAWRDRFAAVPTGGLQSARYYQDNAVQAALDAIAEGRKRILLTLATGTGKTFIAFQLAWKLFHARWSLTGEPTRRPRILFLADRNILADQAYNAFSAFPDDALVRIKPDAIRKKGRVPKNGSVFFTIFQTFTSGQTGADGREEAYFGDYPPDFFDFIIIDECHRGGANAEGEWREILEYFAPAVQLGLTATPLRKDENRDTYAYFGKPVYTYSLREGIEDGFLTPFKVRQHKTTLDDYVWTPDDEVVRGVAEQGREYKSKDFNRTIEIEARERYRVGVFMREIGAREKAIVFCATQDHAAKVRDLINQTSESTDPNYCVRVTAEDGAIGEAWLRQFQDNEKTIPTILTTSQKLSTGVDARNVRHIVLVRPVNSMIEFKQIVGRGTRLFDGKEYFTIHDFEGAYQHFLDPEWDGEPMEPVAAPPKGPFGPPDEPEGPGEPGEPKERPEKVVIKLADGKARTIQHISATSFWGPDGRPLSAAEFIQTLFGKAPELFRDEDELRRLWGAPETRKALLTSLAEAGFGLEPLKEMARIIDAPDSDVFDVLAYVAFALPPLSRAERVETRKAAVLDGYDAALTAFLDFVLGQYVQQGVEELDQDKLPRLLELRYASVSEGARSLGGVPKVREAFLKFQSGLFTP from the coding sequence ATGAACGAATCCGAGACGCGCGCCGACCTGATCGATCCCGCCCTGAAGGCGGCCGGTTGGGGCGTGGTCGAGGGCAGCAAGGTCAATCGCGAGGTCATCTGTCCGGGGCGCATTCTCGGCGCCGGGCAGCGGGGCGAGGCGACGACGGCGGACTATGTGCTGAGCTATCGCGGGCGCAAGCTGGCGGCGGTAGAAGCCAAGGCCGCCGGCAAGGGCGTCACAGCCGGGCTCGGGCAGGCGAAGATCTACGCCGGCAAGCTAAAGACCCGCTGGGCCTTCTCGACCGACGGGACCGGCCAGTATCAGGTCGATATGGAGACGGGAAATGAAGGGCCGGTTGCGGACTGGCCCACGCCCGAGGCCCTGTGGGCCGCGACCTTCGCCGAGGAGAATGCGTGGCGCGACCGGTTCGCGGCGGTCCCGACGGGGGGGCTGCAGTCAGCGCGCTACTATCAGGACAACGCCGTTCAGGCGGCGCTGGACGCCATCGCGGAGGGCCGGAAGCGCATCCTGCTGACGCTGGCCACCGGGACGGGCAAGACCTTCATCGCCTTCCAGCTGGCGTGGAAGCTGTTCCATGCGCGGTGGAGCCTGACCGGGGAGCCGACGCGGCGGCCGCGCATCCTGTTCCTGGCCGACCGGAACATCTTGGCGGACCAGGCCTACAACGCCTTCTCGGCCTTTCCCGACGACGCGCTGGTGCGGATCAAGCCGGATGCGATCCGGAAGAAGGGCCGCGTGCCCAAGAATGGCAGCGTCTTCTTCACGATCTTCCAGACCTTCACCAGCGGCCAGACCGGCGCGGACGGTCGCGAGGAGGCGTATTTCGGCGACTATCCGCCCGACTTCTTCGACTTCATCATCATCGACGAATGCCACCGGGGCGGCGCCAACGCCGAGGGTGAGTGGCGGGAGATCCTGGAGTATTTCGCGCCGGCGGTTCAGCTGGGCCTGACGGCCACGCCGCTGAGGAAGGACGAGAACCGGGACACCTACGCCTATTTCGGCAAGCCGGTTTACACTTACTCGCTGCGCGAGGGGATCGAGGACGGGTTCCTGACGCCGTTCAAGGTGCGCCAGCACAAGACGACGCTGGACGACTATGTGTGGACGCCGGACGATGAGGTGGTTCGCGGGGTCGCCGAGCAGGGCCGGGAGTACAAGTCGAAAGATTTCAACCGGACCATTGAGATCGAGGCGCGCGAACGGTACCGGGTCGGCGTCTTCATGCGGGAGATCGGAGCGCGCGAGAAGGCGATCGTCTTCTGCGCCACCCAGGACCATGCGGCCAAGGTGCGCGACCTGATCAACCAGACGTCAGAGAGTACCGATCCCAACTACTGCGTCCGGGTGACCGCCGAGGACGGGGCCATCGGCGAGGCCTGGCTGAGGCAGTTTCAGGACAACGAGAAGACCATCCCGACCATCCTGACCACGTCGCAGAAGCTGTCGACCGGTGTGGATGCCCGCAACGTCCGGCACATCGTTCTGGTGCGGCCGGTGAACAGCATGATCGAGTTCAAACAGATCGTGGGGCGCGGGACGCGGCTTTTCGACGGCAAGGAGTATTTCACCATCCACGACTTCGAGGGGGCGTATCAGCACTTCCTCGATCCGGAGTGGGACGGTGAGCCGATGGAGCCGGTCGCAGCCCCGCCGAAGGGGCCGTTCGGGCCTCCTGACGAGCCGGAGGGGCCCGGCGAGCCGGGGGAACCGAAGGAGCGGCCGGAGAAGGTCGTCATCAAGCTGGCCGACGGCAAGGCGCGGACCATCCAGCACATCAGCGCGACCAGCTTCTGGGGGCCGGACGGGCGGCCACTGTCAGCAGCGGAGTTCATCCAGACCCTCTTCGGCAAGGCGCCGGAGCTGTTCCGCGACGAGGACGAGTTGCGCCGGCTGTGGGGCGCGCCGGAGACGCGGAAGGCGCTGCTGACATCCTTGGCGGAGGCCGGGTTCGGGCTGGAGCCTCTGAAGGAAATGGCGCGGATCATCGACGCGCCCGACAGCGATGTGTTCGATGTGCTGGCCTATGTGGCCTTTGCCCTGCCGCCGCTCAGCCGGGCGGAGCGGGTGGAGACGCGCAAGGCCGCGGTTCTGGACGGGTATGACGCCGCGCTGACGGCCTTCCTCGACTTTGTGCTGGGCCAGTACGTGCAACAGGGCGTGGAAGAACTGGATCAGGACAAGCTGCCGCGTCTGCTGGAGCTTCGCTACGCCAGCGTCAGCGAGGGCGCGCGGAGCCTCGGCGGCGTGCCGAAGGTCCGCGAGGCGTTCCTAAAGTTTCAGAGCGGGCTTTTCACGCCGTAG
- a CDS encoding STY4851/ECs_5259 family protein, with protein sequence MGRASVSDLRKIFEQQRNNVAALEGLSAELKKRSCDAGFDLLAEVARALVAARKVQPVDTQHPAQAILSARKLTRPDGRPLFRYRLELTEWERLRRHLLQLTRTRAIERADERDAAVFAIYAAEWFRREFEGGAYRWDQLLKSLGGVTPEITASLARRGLKWWGRSAHRTDHGEQRLMSLALEGGFPTRLLGSREQGWLAGTLRRLIARTAVLGEQSLEAVVELAVADAAVPQTFRKPEFFTLLAELALAIVELRVEVAPDALQAGVPTSAWLDARREGWRDELPIALEGEGASRLIDELVSQSLDRLGGSAARCWRMLVRRDGGWSPGLRLAVDGEIRVPASIRTIQTRLRVHAIGDLGDRLAGEIALLDPPGEEGAWIARPRPAAPRRSLRNFAFSSPVQVELRSDGQRVAALTWSPAGEPIHAEVLAFVDERDTDCETAEELILLGCGSQRARHKAIYVWAPASHVATTTKGDALGSIWEGSGRRLFHITSPALVGSPDEDLGFYYEPNTAAGRAEILHLDGPESRAISAGCQVFIGVPAVFLQTGVARTAYGFGEVFWRLVGERAWTDLKRQRLGFGLVDLVWRSADTRAARDRRRFIILPTDLVVRSRAIANGGAEFWLEGAEGWRLEADPTFGYGAEAIDRGFRAVWSIDRRKTIALRLITPEGRTVEVTTRFPLGDGALVGANGDVLADNASVTLKQLRGARAFARGKGKLAIETTTRENRTVYHQVFEDECSLWSLRERIAALMEASDDLDAEVRVAFEPNGPSLRVRRFAYDIELASGTVRLSRPVSGTGEQLSFEWRSLADMTGTGQRTIAELSVADAMSMRAFALPTDLSGPGIVYLCEGEAVVSRPRFVRGLAVSEHDLNSLQKAVVQEGADYDASLRAAFEFIEDSANDSSEGLRWLHQLVAVSSRFPATTFNVLKNLGRRSRMLAHLIASSTTDEALERVWALEPELPFLWVLVSLEDWRQAFSSQYQRTYQGLRSIGWDESKAQATAAAQINVTIDKLISLDEDLRAPIVAAGLRQQAGESDLRSPRDLGQDRIRRLAGSDHERRRSSCFMTDDVLRNELEKLPQWFIDFHEDHWEGLQAPVVAALRAADLVKLLARQRLRIREAMLEDPEHFSEAYEACLLSLAKVPHVEVSA encoded by the coding sequence ATGGGACGGGCGTCTGTCAGCGATCTGCGCAAGATCTTCGAGCAGCAACGAAACAATGTCGCCGCGCTCGAGGGCCTCAGCGCTGAACTCAAGAAGCGTTCATGCGACGCTGGTTTTGACCTCTTGGCTGAGGTCGCGCGGGCTCTGGTGGCAGCCCGAAAGGTACAGCCGGTAGACACGCAACATCCTGCCCAAGCGATTCTGAGCGCTCGAAAACTAACGCGGCCGGATGGACGCCCGCTCTTTCGGTATCGACTTGAGCTGACCGAGTGGGAGCGGCTGCGGCGCCACTTGCTTCAACTGACTCGAACAAGAGCGATTGAGCGGGCGGATGAGCGAGATGCAGCGGTCTTTGCGATCTATGCAGCGGAGTGGTTTCGTCGGGAGTTCGAAGGGGGGGCTTACCGATGGGATCAGCTGCTCAAGAGCCTAGGCGGTGTCACGCCCGAGATCACGGCGTCGCTGGCGCGACGTGGATTGAAGTGGTGGGGACGCAGCGCGCATCGCACTGATCACGGCGAACAACGGTTGATGTCTCTCGCGCTCGAGGGAGGGTTTCCGACACGTCTGCTCGGTTCAAGGGAGCAGGGGTGGTTGGCAGGCACTCTGCGTCGCCTGATTGCTCGCACCGCGGTGCTGGGCGAACAGAGCCTCGAAGCGGTTGTCGAACTCGCTGTCGCCGACGCAGCAGTCCCCCAAACCTTCCGCAAGCCCGAGTTCTTCACACTGCTTGCCGAGCTGGCACTGGCCATCGTCGAGCTGCGCGTTGAAGTAGCACCCGACGCCCTCCAAGCAGGTGTACCGACGTCGGCTTGGTTGGACGCGCGTCGGGAAGGATGGCGGGACGAACTGCCGATCGCGCTTGAAGGCGAGGGGGCAAGTAGGCTCATTGACGAGCTCGTCAGCCAAAGCCTCGATCGTTTAGGCGGTTCGGCTGCTCGTTGTTGGCGCATGCTCGTCCGAAGGGATGGCGGTTGGTCGCCGGGGCTAAGGCTCGCGGTCGACGGTGAGATTCGCGTCCCCGCGTCGATACGTACGATCCAAACCAGACTGCGCGTTCATGCCATTGGCGATCTTGGCGATCGGCTGGCTGGTGAGATCGCGCTTCTTGATCCGCCCGGTGAAGAAGGCGCTTGGATCGCTCGGCCGCGCCCCGCAGCGCCTCGGCGTTCGTTGCGCAACTTCGCATTCTCCTCCCCCGTGCAGGTGGAGCTACGCTCTGACGGTCAGCGTGTGGCGGCCTTGACCTGGTCGCCGGCTGGGGAGCCGATTCATGCCGAGGTTCTTGCCTTCGTCGACGAGCGCGACACCGACTGCGAGACGGCGGAAGAGCTGATATTGCTAGGGTGCGGCTCGCAGCGAGCACGACACAAGGCCATTTATGTTTGGGCTCCTGCCAGCCACGTCGCAACTACAACAAAAGGTGATGCTCTAGGCAGCATATGGGAGGGCTCGGGGCGCAGGCTCTTTCACATAACCTCACCGGCACTTGTTGGGTCACCTGATGAAGATTTGGGCTTCTATTACGAGCCGAATACCGCCGCTGGGCGCGCAGAGATTCTGCACCTGGATGGTCCGGAAAGTCGAGCCATAAGCGCAGGCTGTCAGGTCTTCATCGGCGTGCCCGCGGTCTTTCTTCAAACGGGCGTGGCGAGGACGGCGTACGGGTTTGGTGAAGTATTCTGGCGTCTTGTCGGGGAACGCGCGTGGACTGACTTGAAGCGTCAGCGACTTGGGTTCGGGCTCGTCGACTTGGTTTGGCGTTCGGCTGACACACGTGCTGCTCGCGACCGTCGTCGCTTCATTATTCTTCCAACCGACCTGGTCGTTCGAAGCCGCGCCATCGCAAACGGGGGTGCGGAGTTTTGGTTGGAGGGTGCAGAGGGCTGGCGTCTCGAGGCGGATCCAACCTTCGGCTATGGAGCTGAAGCGATCGACCGAGGTTTTCGGGCCGTCTGGTCAATCGATCGCCGCAAGACAATCGCTCTTCGCTTGATTACGCCCGAGGGGCGCACGGTGGAGGTCACGACCCGTTTTCCGCTGGGTGACGGGGCCTTGGTCGGCGCCAATGGCGATGTTTTGGCTGACAACGCGTCGGTGACGTTGAAGCAACTGCGGGGGGCGCGAGCGTTTGCTCGGGGCAAAGGCAAGCTCGCGATTGAAACGACAACCCGTGAGAACCGCACTGTTTATCATCAGGTCTTTGAAGACGAATGCTCCCTGTGGTCGCTGAGAGAGCGGATTGCCGCGTTGATGGAGGCGTCTGACGACCTGGATGCCGAGGTGCGTGTCGCTTTCGAACCCAACGGTCCAAGTCTGCGAGTTAGACGGTTTGCTTATGACATCGAGTTAGCTAGTGGCACGGTACGACTGAGCAGGCCGGTGTCAGGGACTGGGGAACAGCTTTCGTTCGAGTGGCGATCGTTGGCCGATATGACAGGGACCGGACAACGGACGATCGCCGAGTTGAGCGTCGCCGACGCAATGTCGATGCGCGCTTTTGCTCTTCCGACTGATCTTTCCGGCCCAGGGATTGTCTATCTGTGCGAGGGAGAGGCGGTTGTCAGCCGTCCCCGGTTTGTTCGGGGTCTCGCCGTGTCTGAGCACGACCTCAACAGCCTCCAGAAGGCAGTTGTTCAAGAAGGTGCGGACTACGATGCATCGCTTAGGGCCGCTTTCGAATTCATCGAGGATTCCGCGAATGACTCGTCGGAAGGTCTGCGGTGGCTGCATCAGCTCGTTGCCGTCAGCTCACGCTTCCCCGCTACAACTTTTAACGTCCTGAAGAACCTCGGTCGTCGGTCCCGCATGTTGGCCCACTTGATCGCTTCAAGCACCACCGATGAAGCGCTTGAACGTGTATGGGCGTTGGAGCCCGAACTGCCCTTCCTCTGGGTTTTGGTTTCGTTGGAAGACTGGCGCCAGGCGTTCAGCAGTCAATACCAACGCACGTACCAAGGTCTGCGGTCGATTGGATGGGATGAATCGAAGGCGCAGGCGACTGCGGCGGCGCAGATCAACGTGACTATCGACAAACTCATTTCGCTCGATGAAGATTTGCGAGCGCCTATTGTAGCAGCTGGGCTCCGGCAACAAGCAGGCGAGAGCGACCTCCGATCACCGCGCGATCTAGGCCAAGACCGGATTCGTAGATTGGCCGGCTCTGATCATGAGCGTAGGCGCAGCTCGTGCTTTATGACCGATGACGTCCTTCGCAATGAGCTCGAAAAGCTCCCTCAGTGGTTCATCGATTTCCATGAGGACCATTGGGAAGGCTTACAGGCCCCCGTGGTCGCTGCACTAAGAGCTGCTGATTTAGTGAAGCTCCTGGCACGTCAACGGCTCCGCATCAGGGAGGCCATGCTGGAAGACCCAGAGCATTTTTCCGAAGCCTATGAGGCCTGTCTGCTGAGTCTGGCCAAAGTTCCCCACGTCGAGGTTTCCGCATGA
- a CDS encoding restriction endonuclease subunit S: MPLPALIPLGDLVSVRGGGTPDTKIDSYWRGDIPWVSPKDMKSDDVGSSQDNVTPEALANSAASLIPQGSILVVVRSGILARTVPVARTTRPLAINQDIKALVPSGRLDTRYLHYFLKASESLLLERVSKGATVHRLSTDDLRKLLIPLTSLAEQKRIVADLDEAFRGIDAIIAVVEAQLEQDRELRLATLTDSLPRLGSVVTLAEQVEMLVGFAFKSSDYVNDPNSVRLLRGDNVIPGAIRWADAKALSKDVASEFGRYQLAVDDVVVAMDRPWIKAGLKQARLTEKDVPSLLVQRVARLRCRPSLKVGYLQHLIASPLFERHVLDHAAGSGVPHISGGQLGAFSFTLPAIEDQAAIVDRLDALQVSYSALARIRLQKLAALAELKQSLLARAFTGKLTSEPLAA; this comes from the coding sequence ATGCCGCTCCCGGCGCTTATTCCACTGGGTGATCTTGTCAGCGTGCGTGGCGGAGGCACGCCGGACACCAAGATAGACAGTTATTGGCGTGGAGACATTCCTTGGGTTTCCCCGAAGGACATGAAGTCAGATGACGTCGGCTCTTCGCAAGATAATGTCACGCCGGAGGCACTGGCAAACAGCGCGGCTTCATTGATCCCGCAAGGCAGTATTCTGGTTGTGGTCCGATCGGGAATTCTCGCCCGCACGGTGCCTGTGGCGAGAACCACCAGACCGTTGGCCATCAACCAAGACATCAAAGCGCTCGTACCAAGCGGACGGCTGGACACCCGATATCTCCACTATTTTTTGAAGGCTTCTGAAAGCCTGCTTCTTGAGCGGGTATCAAAGGGTGCGACGGTTCACCGTCTGAGCACAGACGACCTGCGCAAACTACTCATCCCGCTCACATCTCTCGCCGAGCAGAAGCGCATCGTCGCCGATCTGGACGAGGCATTTAGGGGCATCGACGCGATCATAGCGGTGGTCGAGGCTCAGCTCGAACAAGATCGAGAGCTAAGACTGGCTACTCTCACCGACTCACTCCCGAGATTGGGGAGCGTTGTGACACTCGCTGAACAAGTCGAAATGTTGGTCGGCTTTGCTTTCAAGAGCAGCGATTACGTAAACGACCCTAACTCCGTCCGGCTATTACGCGGCGATAACGTTATACCCGGCGCTATCCGTTGGGCTGATGCAAAGGCTCTCTCGAAGGATGTCGCTTCCGAATTTGGTCGCTATCAGCTCGCTGTCGACGATGTGGTCGTCGCCATGGACCGACCTTGGATCAAGGCAGGCCTGAAGCAAGCAAGACTGACTGAGAAGGACGTACCGAGCCTTTTGGTGCAGCGAGTGGCGAGGTTGCGTTGCAGACCAAGCCTCAAGGTCGGCTATCTACAACATCTGATTGCGAGCCCACTATTCGAGAGGCACGTTCTAGATCACGCGGCCGGAAGCGGGGTTCCTCACATTAGCGGAGGTCAGTTGGGGGCGTTCTCGTTCACACTGCCGGCGATCGAAGATCAAGCGGCCATCGTCGACCGATTGGACGCGTTGCAGGTTTCATATTCGGCCTTAGCTAGAATCCGGCTTCAGAAGCTTGCTGCCCTTGCCGAACTCAAGCAATCCCTCCTAGCCCGCGCCTTCACCGGCAAACTAACAAGCGAGCCGCTCGCCGCATGA